Proteins from a genomic interval of Nautilia sp. PV-1:
- the purD gene encoding phosphoribosylamine--glycine ligase codes for MKKVLIIGSGGREYSIGYFMKDEAELFYAPGNGATDEFATNIDIKDFEELANWAKENKIDLTIVGPEDPLVNGIVDVFKKQGLTIFGPSADAARLEGSKVYMKNFLKKYNIPTAKYIETSDKNEAYEFIDRCEKLPIVVKADGLCAGKGVIIAESKDEAKKTVEEMLSGKAFGEAGKKVIVEEFLDGYELSMFAICDGKDFVLLPAAQDHKRLLDGDKGPNTGGMGAYAPTPLVDDVLYEKVKERVIRPTLKGMQEEGAPFEGVLFIGLMIVDNEPYVLEYNVRFGDPECEELMALIDSSVYDMFYNGATKQLDKINVKIKDMVAVGVVCASKNYPYSSSEPAEITVDDLSGCNGYISYAGVKKIDGKLMATGGRVLVCVGFGKDVKEARDEAYKIVDKVHFDGKKYRTDIAYQAIGK; via the coding sequence ATGAAAAAAGTTTTGATAATAGGAAGCGGAGGTAGAGAATACAGTATCGGTTATTTTATGAAAGACGAAGCTGAACTGTTTTATGCTCCGGGAAACGGTGCGACTGACGAATTTGCAACTAATATCGATATTAAAGATTTTGAAGAGCTTGCAAACTGGGCTAAAGAAAACAAAATAGATCTGACTATCGTAGGACCTGAAGATCCTCTGGTAAACGGAATAGTTGACGTATTTAAAAAGCAAGGTCTTACTATTTTCGGACCGAGTGCAGATGCGGCCAGACTGGAGGGAAGCAAAGTTTATATGAAAAACTTTCTGAAAAAATACAATATACCTACTGCAAAATACATCGAAACATCTGATAAAAACGAAGCGTATGAGTTTATCGACAGATGTGAAAAGCTGCCTATCGTTGTAAAAGCTGACGGACTTTGTGCGGGTAAAGGGGTAATTATTGCCGAAAGTAAAGACGAGGCTAAAAAAACAGTTGAAGAGATGCTAAGCGGTAAAGCCTTCGGTGAAGCGGGCAAAAAAGTAATCGTTGAAGAATTTCTTGACGGATATGAGTTAAGTATGTTTGCTATCTGCGACGGAAAAGATTTTGTGCTTCTTCCTGCGGCTCAGGATCACAAAAGACTGCTTGACGGAGACAAAGGACCTAATACGGGAGGGATGGGCGCATATGCTCCGACTCCGCTTGTTGATGACGTGCTTTATGAAAAAGTTAAAGAAAGGGTTATAAGACCGACTCTTAAAGGTATGCAAGAAGAGGGCGCTCCGTTTGAAGGTGTGCTTTTTATAGGTCTTATGATAGTCGATAACGAACCTTATGTATTGGAATATAACGTAAGATTCGGGGATCCTGAGTGTGAGGAACTGATGGCTTTAATTGACAGCAGCGTTTATGATATGTTTTATAACGGGGCTACGAAACAGCTTGATAAAATAAATGTAAAAATAAAAGATATGGTGGCGGTAGGCGTTGTATGTGCATCTAAAAACTACCCTTATTCAAGCAGCGAGCCGGCTGAAATAACCGTTGATGATTTAAGCGGCTGCAACGGCTATATATCTTATGCTGGAGTCAAAAAAATAGACGGTAAACTTATGGCTACCGGCGGAAGAGTGCTTGTTTGCGTCGGATTTGGAAAAGATGTGAAAGAAGCAAGGGACGAAGCATATAAAATCGTAGATAAAGTACATTTTGACGGTAAAAAATACAGAACCGACATTGCGTATCAGGCGATAGGCAAATAG
- a CDS encoding NAD-glutamate dehydrogenase domain-containing protein has product MKDLCKQLISNEDYKIPEFEKIHISFEKETQTFHIYSKEKLPITKISNIFQNFNIDILDSVSFINDGIYVYKIKTNIQHTDTFFKYKHIFLEILQKALLNEIYTLCKLYYMAWEGFTLREISLLRALIKYQNQLFYEFNENLIISALLNNSKLTKYIINYFKDRFSTKDLSLEKTISKEIKKIKNLNEDKIFRVLFTIVKNTLRTNYFLNKETISFKVNTQNFKNILFGMQPNIESYVYHNDFNGIHLRMSKISRGGLRWSDRPHDFREEIKDLMITQEAKNALIIPEGAKGGFVIYKDGVSKNEFKKYYSLFIDALLDLIDVGDVDLVKYDDNDFYFVVAADKGTASMSDTANEIAIKRGYFLKDAFASGGSTGYSHKKLGITAKGAIHTTGRFFIEKNQDIYKDRLSVVGVGSMRGDVFGNGMLLNKNFLLIGAISHKEIFIDPNPDPKTAYKERKRLFENSLSWSDYDKSKISKGGGVFKRDQKSIKLSPEIKNLLNTKKDEMSAEELAKSLLKLKVDLLYFGGIGTYVKSSDEQNIHISDKQNANIRINANEIKAYAVCEGANLALTMPARYEYALNGGKINLDAIDNSAGVNTSDYEVNLKMILNMLVDKGKISEKDKIKVLKDIENNVIEKVLLNNFHHALVLSLEERRVYKEKLIKVLEVLEKNTDYFKRKNYSIPKNSEIETVYYNGKAIRPVLAIIMLYSKIFVKKYIINSNLLESNYYDKFLKQYFPEEFLEKFENDIMHHPLKKEIIATQIANNIINAHGIDFISNFHEKSFKYKIESYLIMNELIDADKIRTEALKIKNIEKQYETLIDIEKTIKFAVKWMVKTLENSSVKPLLFITYKDEVKSIIGNGNELELYEKWKDFYKFLPAMFMIKHEYNLELKTILELFKLIITKFKINKILKEIKTTKPKNRIDKNLKEEIERLIEYFVITFAKEVINSNKFDSSSLKKSFQTYISRKKDEYEDIIEEINGIKKEKKSLVLLSHIANSLILQLLK; this is encoded by the coding sequence ATGAAAGATTTATGCAAACAGTTAATCTCAAATGAAGATTATAAAATACCGGAATTTGAAAAAATACACATCTCCTTTGAAAAAGAGACTCAAACTTTTCACATATATTCCAAAGAAAAACTCCCGATAACAAAAATCAGCAATATATTCCAAAACTTCAATATTGACATATTGGATTCCGTATCATTTATAAACGACGGCATATATGTATATAAAATAAAAACAAACATACAGCATACGGATACTTTTTTTAAATATAAGCATATTTTTCTTGAAATATTACAAAAAGCGCTTTTAAACGAAATATACACCCTTTGCAAACTGTATTATATGGCGTGGGAGGGTTTTACCCTTAGAGAAATATCTCTTTTAAGAGCTCTTATCAAATATCAAAACCAGCTTTTTTACGAATTTAATGAAAATCTAATTATTTCTGCATTATTAAATAATTCAAAATTAACGAAATATATTATAAATTATTTCAAAGACAGATTTTCAACAAAAGACCTTTCTTTAGAAAAAACCATATCCAAAGAGATTAAAAAAATAAAAAATTTAAACGAAGACAAAATATTCAGAGTTTTATTTACCATCGTAAAAAACACATTAAGAACGAATTATTTTTTAAACAAAGAAACGATATCGTTTAAAGTCAACACTCAAAATTTCAAAAATATTTTATTCGGAATGCAGCCTAATATAGAAAGCTACGTTTATCATAACGATTTCAACGGAATACATTTAAGAATGAGCAAAATAAGCCGGGGCGGCTTGAGATGGTCAGACAGGCCTCACGATTTCAGAGAAGAGATAAAAGACCTTATGATAACCCAGGAAGCCAAAAACGCCCTTATAATTCCCGAAGGTGCAAAAGGCGGCTTTGTTATATATAAAGACGGTGTAAGCAAAAACGAATTTAAAAAATATTATTCTCTTTTTATCGATGCCCTGCTCGATCTTATTGATGTGGGAGATGTCGATCTGGTTAAATACGACGATAATGACTTTTACTTTGTCGTAGCGGCAGACAAAGGCACAGCTTCCATGAGCGATACCGCAAATGAAATAGCAATAAAAAGAGGCTATTTTTTAAAAGACGCTTTTGCAAGCGGCGGAAGCACCGGATATTCCCATAAAAAACTAGGAATAACGGCAAAAGGCGCAATACATACAACCGGCAGATTTTTTATAGAAAAAAATCAAGATATATATAAAGACAGATTAAGCGTAGTCGGTGTGGGTTCCATGAGAGGAGATGTATTCGGCAACGGTATGCTTCTTAACAAAAATTTTCTGCTTATAGGGGCAATCAGCCATAAAGAAATATTTATAGATCCTAATCCCGATCCGAAAACCGCATATAAAGAACGAAAAAGACTTTTTGAAAATTCTTTAAGCTGGAGCGATTACGACAAAAGCAAAATAAGCAAAGGCGGAGGAGTATTTAAAAGAGACCAGAAATCTATTAAACTTTCTCCTGAAATAAAAAACCTTCTCAATACTAAAAAAGACGAAATGAGTGCGGAAGAGCTGGCCAAATCCCTGCTTAAACTAAAAGTGGACCTACTCTATTTCGGAGGAATCGGTACATACGTCAAATCTTCGGATGAACAGAATATACATATCAGCGACAAACAAAACGCAAACATAAGAATCAACGCCAACGAAATCAAAGCCTATGCGGTATGCGAAGGAGCAAATCTTGCACTTACCATGCCTGCAAGATACGAATATGCCCTTAACGGAGGAAAAATAAACCTTGACGCTATAGACAACTCTGCAGGAGTCAATACTAGCGATTATGAAGTTAACTTAAAAATGATACTTAATATGCTTGTAGACAAAGGCAAAATAAGCGAAAAAGATAAAATAAAAGTATTAAAAGATATCGAAAATAACGTAATAGAAAAAGTGCTGCTCAATAACTTTCATCACGCTCTTGTACTTTCTCTTGAAGAAAGAAGGGTTTATAAAGAAAAACTTATAAAAGTTTTAGAAGTTTTGGAAAAAAACACAGACTATTTTAAAAGAAAAAATTATTCCATTCCTAAAAACAGCGAAATAGAAACCGTTTATTATAACGGCAAAGCAATAAGGCCAGTATTAGCAATTATTATGCTTTACAGTAAAATATTTGTAAAAAAATATATCATAAATTCCAACCTTCTCGAGTCAAATTATTACGACAAATTTTTAAAACAATATTTTCCTGAAGAATTTTTAGAAAAATTTGAAAACGATATAATGCATCATCCTTTAAAAAAAGAAATTATCGCCACACAGATTGCCAACAATATTATTAACGCGCACGGTATTGATTTTATCAGCAATTTTCATGAAAAATCTTTTAAATATAAAATAGAAAGCTATCTGATAATGAACGAACTTATTGATGCAGACAAAATCAGAACAGAAGCATTGAAAATCAAAAATATAGAAAAACAGTATGAAACTCTGATAGATATAGAAAAAACAATAAAATTTGCGGTTAAATGGATGGTCAAAACACTCGAAAACAGTTCTGTAAAACCATTATTGTTCATTACTTACAAAGACGAAGTTAAATCAATAATAGGAAACGGAAACGAACTTGAATTATATGAAAAATGGAAAGATTTTTATAAATTCTTGCCAGCCATGTTTATGATAAAACACGAATACAACCTCGAACTCAAAACCATACTGGAATTATTTAAATTAATAATCACAAAATTCAAAATAAATAAAATTTTAAAAGAGATTAAAACAACAAAACCTAAAAACAGAATAGACAAAAACCTTAAAGAAGAGATAGAAAGATTAATCGAATATTTCGTTATTACATTCGCAAAAGAAGTTATAAACTCAAATAAATTCGACTCTTCTTCTTTGAAAAAATCATTTCAAACATACATTTCCAGAAAAAAAGACGAATATGAAGATATCATAGAAGAAATAAACGGGATTAAAAAAGAGAAAAAATCTCTAGTACTTCTATCCCATATAGCAAATTCTTTAATACTGCAATTGTTAAAGTGA
- the amrB gene encoding AmmeMemoRadiSam system protein B: protein MRKAVVKEWYGGTCEAVTDYIRRFNMILDENVDAEKAKEIFSLKPKALIVPHAGWVYSGFTANFAYRIAQNTKPSSIAVIGPSHKFAFDGISVTLEDSYETPCGILPVNVQLSKELIENFGVQNLEHVHTEHSTEVQMPFIYHYFGNSVPVIEMVYSNYSPEKLKEIIKFLIANNVLVVISSDLSHYYDIKTANALDYNCLEAVAEQDVNKLKNCEACGKIGIEAMILASVEINLASFVVDYRTSADVSGDEKQVVGYMSAIFI, encoded by the coding sequence ATGAGAAAAGCGGTAGTAAAAGAATGGTACGGCGGTACATGCGAAGCCGTTACCGATTATATCAGAAGATTTAATATGATTTTAGATGAAAATGTCGATGCAGAAAAAGCAAAAGAAATTTTTTCTTTAAAACCAAAAGCGTTAATAGTTCCGCATGCCGGATGGGTTTACAGCGGATTTACCGCCAATTTTGCATACAGAATAGCGCAAAACACAAAACCTTCGTCAATAGCGGTTATAGGCCCATCACATAAATTTGCATTTGACGGTATAAGCGTAACGCTTGAAGATTCGTATGAAACGCCCTGCGGCATTCTGCCTGTAAATGTTCAGCTTTCAAAAGAGCTTATAGAGAATTTCGGAGTACAGAATTTAGAACACGTTCATACAGAACATTCTACAGAAGTGCAGATGCCGTTTATTTATCATTATTTCGGAAACAGCGTGCCTGTAATAGAAATGGTTTATTCAAACTATTCTCCGGAAAAATTAAAAGAAATAATAAAGTTTTTAATTGCAAACAACGTTTTAGTCGTTATCAGTTCCGACTTAAGCCATTATTATGATATAAAAACGGCTAACGCCCTTGATTACAACTGCTTAGAAGCCGTGGCGGAACAGGATGTCAATAAATTGAAAAACTGTGAAGCATGCGGTAAAATCGGAATTGAAGCCATGATTTTAGCAAGTGTTGAAATAAATTTGGCCTCTTTCGTGGTGGATTACAGAACCAGTGCAGATGTCAGCGGAGATGAAAAACAGGTAGTTGGATATATGAGCGCAATTTTTATTTAA
- a CDS encoding GatB/YqeY domain-containing protein, whose protein sequence is MTIIELKKMMMKAKREDKTKANALMMLVDSAQKIAKEKGEEVSEKHIQEAAKKLAKMAKESIEAGMEEAKKELEIYESFLPKMLGEEETTKIIKEIVEEIGGKNMGEIMKRLKARGDIDMAMASRIIKSL, encoded by the coding sequence ATGACAATAATTGAACTTAAAAAAATGATGATGAAAGCAAAAAGAGAAGACAAAACAAAAGCAAATGCTTTAATGATGCTTGTTGACAGCGCACAGAAGATAGCTAAAGAAAAAGGCGAAGAAGTTAGCGAAAAACATATTCAGGAAGCTGCAAAAAAATTGGCGAAAATGGCTAAAGAATCTATAGAAGCCGGAATGGAAGAAGCAAAAAAAGAACTTGAAATTTACGAAAGTTTCCTTCCTAAAATGCTTGGTGAAGAAGAAACAACTAAAATTATTAAAGAGATAGTAGAAGAAATCGGTGGTAAAAATATGGGTGAAATTATGAAAAGGCTAAAAGCCAGAGGCGATATCGATATGGCAATGGCAAGCAGGATAATTAAATCACTTTAA
- a CDS encoding LPS-assembly protein LptD gives MKIFATKAVDSNNTIKLKNPIIIYNNSIIQAQNGLITDKRKIILTGKVYVSYQNRSSILANSLIAYSSRNITMNDIFFYDKSMDGWIVAKHSVSKNENIFFKKIYFSTCCVEKPDWFMKATRAKYNRKNKSLKLYNLVLVINKVPVLYLPYFYVNFDKTRRSGLLRPYIGYSQNEGILYSQPIYFVTSVNTDLEVTPTIRTLRGKGVYAIFRFVDSSHSKGSIKAGIFRDDTDYYIANNLAYQKHYGYNIKYERNGVFGNRDALYMDLKYANDVDYFYLDAYNYKFNDTYLSDKLITSELNYIVTNEDYLLGSYFKYFIDTTKLSNDTTWQILPQLNFHKFLSKDLGLLNLLDVNVYNYYRKVGSNFVLADLLFPVSYNISLFDDYLKFKITETLSSGYGFYYQTSSLKSKYTNLSTQFKLYTSLTKVSGDYIHILSPSLLVNIKNYSKSTIYTDLMNVPDLQNYVSFNLFQIIENNFFSLTHTLNDTYYLDLKKYSDLENIFNLKIGNYTFDENNRYSIENRDVTYNNFKISYNNNPFYGFISHVYQKNISKSITLGASYNTSKYKKVYTEYSYDLNNKYRKYWLLGVKLNKKCWDYDLSFKQSRIPILEENGISYRQDNIITINVELKPIGGLNQTFVFKGNK, from the coding sequence GTGAAAATATTTGCTACGAAAGCAGTAGATTCAAACAACACCATTAAACTTAAAAATCCTATTATTATTTACAATAACTCTATAATTCAGGCCCAAAACGGTCTTATTACCGATAAACGGAAGATTATACTTACCGGTAAGGTGTATGTTTCGTATCAAAACAGATCTTCTATTTTAGCTAATTCTTTAATTGCTTACAGTTCCAGAAATATTACAATGAATGATATTTTTTTTTACGACAAATCTATGGACGGATGGATTGTAGCTAAACATTCCGTTTCAAAAAATGAAAATATTTTTTTTAAAAAAATATATTTTTCAACCTGCTGTGTAGAAAAACCCGACTGGTTTATGAAAGCTACAAGAGCTAAATATAACAGAAAAAACAAATCCTTAAAACTTTATAATCTCGTACTTGTTATAAATAAAGTTCCGGTACTGTATCTGCCTTATTTTTATGTTAATTTTGATAAAACCAGAAGAAGCGGTCTTTTAAGACCTTATATCGGATATTCTCAGAATGAGGGTATTTTGTATTCACAGCCTATATATTTCGTTACTTCTGTAAACACGGATTTAGAAGTGACGCCTACAATAAGAACTCTCAGAGGCAAGGGAGTTTATGCGATTTTCAGATTTGTCGACTCATCACATTCAAAAGGAAGTATAAAAGCAGGAATTTTCAGAGACGATACAGATTATTACATAGCAAACAATCTGGCTTATCAAAAACATTACGGTTATAACATTAAATATGAAAGAAACGGTGTTTTTGGAAACAGGGACGCTTTATATATGGATTTAAAATATGCTAATGACGTAGACTATTTTTATCTTGACGCATACAATTATAAATTTAACGATACTTATCTTTCCGATAAACTTATAACATCGGAACTGAATTATATTGTAACAAACGAAGATTATCTTCTAGGGTCTTATTTTAAGTACTTTATAGATACCACAAAGCTAAGCAATGACACTACATGGCAGATACTTCCGCAGCTTAATTTTCATAAATTTTTAAGTAAAGATTTAGGCTTATTGAATCTTTTAGATGTAAATGTCTATAACTATTACAGAAAAGTCGGTTCTAATTTTGTTTTGGCGGACTTGCTTTTCCCTGTATCATATAATATTTCGTTATTTGACGATTATCTTAAGTTTAAAATTACGGAAACTCTAAGTTCGGGTTACGGTTTTTATTATCAGACAAGCTCGTTGAAATCAAAATATACGAATCTTTCAACCCAGTTTAAACTGTATACTTCATTAACGAAAGTAAGCGGAGACTACATACATATCTTATCTCCGTCACTGCTTGTTAATATAAAAAATTATTCTAAATCTACTATATATACCGACTTGATGAATGTTCCGGATTTGCAAAATTATGTCTCTTTTAATCTGTTTCAGATTATAGAAAACAATTTTTTCAGTCTGACTCATACGCTTAACGATACATATTATCTTGATTTGAAAAAATATTCCGATCTTGAAAATATATTTAATCTTAAAATCGGAAATTATACATTTGATGAAAATAACCGCTACTCAATTGAAAACAGGGATGTAACTTATAATAATTTTAAAATTAGTTATAATAATAATCCGTTTTATGGGTTTATTTCACATGTATATCAGAAAAACATATCTAAATCCATAACTTTGGGGGCGAGTTACAATACCAGCAAATATAAAAAAGTTTACACAGAGTACAGTTACGATTTAAACAATAAATACAGAAAATACTGGCTTTTAGGTGTAAAACTGAATAAAAAGTGCTGGGATTACGATTTGAGTTTTAAACAGTCACGTATTCCGATTCTTGAAGAAAACGGAATTTCGTACAGACAGGATAACATTATTACCATAAACGTTGAATTGAAACCTATAGGCGGTCTCAATCAAACTTTTGTATTTAAAGGAAACAAATGA
- a CDS encoding DUF2628 domain-containing protein — MKQRYMEILKKVYPNLTPRDEAIFEEIMNDEGLGKCKPKFNLWGFLFGWFYLLYRHAYVEAVAVLIVSLMIGYFYLPGMVVINSLIGGFCYYFLYLNKFSMDVDRCGGVSFPDMECLKNKAKTNKWAVVFAVVLILILIWPVVYAIVTGHQLRTPQNPY, encoded by the coding sequence ATGAAACAGAGGTACATGGAGATTTTAAAAAAGGTTTATCCTAATTTAACTCCTAGGGATGAGGCTATATTTGAAGAGATTATGAATGACGAAGGACTTGGAAAGTGCAAACCTAAATTTAATCTTTGGGGATTTTTATTCGGCTGGTTTTATCTTCTTTACAGACACGCTTATGTGGAAGCTGTTGCGGTTTTGATTGTTTCGTTAATGATAGGGTATTTTTATCTTCCGGGTATGGTTGTAATAAACTCTCTTATAGGAGGTTTTTGTTATTACTTTTTATATCTGAATAAATTTTCTATGGACGTTGACAGGTGCGGAGGCGTTTCTTTTCCGGATATGGAGTGCCTGAAAAACAAAGCTAAAACAAATAAATGGGCGGTGGTGTTTGCTGTTGTGCTTATATTGATTTTAATTTGGCCGGTTGTTTACGCCATTGTAACGGGCCATCAGTTAAGAACGCCTCAAAATCCGTATTAA
- a CDS encoding dihydroorotase, whose amino-acid sequence MTIEVPKSIDLNVKNSESVQRLAHSSENGGVCSILMIPTIKPIFDKLHLAYNLKRANESDFQLLVAIEGIHENRLTDISILKDKGASAIYINSDEDMNLLKRVFEYAEFLNIPIFVNCNNKALSSGVMHDSEIAYSLGVSGIPSYSESAEVAKIYELSRHFKAKVIFQGITTQESIEILKNKPENIYVDVCIDNLYFCDENLKDFNSLYKTFPPLRSSKDKDALLEACEKEIVDFISSNHIAANYKDVPLEEAEFGISKLDIFSQLAYSLPLPADTVTRLVSHNPAKLFNIEIKQTVKLQKGEFEVDTSAFASKGKNCPYKKISWQMV is encoded by the coding sequence ATGACTATAGAAGTGCCAAAAAGTATCGATTTAAATGTTAAAAACTCGGAAAGCGTACAAAGACTTGCCCATTCTTCCGAAAACGGAGGAGTATGCAGCATATTAATGATACCTACCATTAAACCGATTTTTGATAAACTTCATTTAGCTTATAATTTGAAAAGAGCAAACGAATCGGATTTTCAGCTTCTTGTTGCAATCGAAGGAATTCATGAAAACAGACTGACAGACATATCTATTTTAAAAGATAAAGGCGCAAGCGCCATTTATATTAATTCCGATGAAGACATGAACCTGCTCAAAAGAGTTTTCGAATATGCGGAATTTCTGAATATTCCTATATTCGTAAACTGTAACAATAAAGCCCTGAGCAGCGGGGTAATGCATGACAGCGAAATAGCGTATTCGCTCGGTGTAAGCGGAATACCTTCATATTCGGAAAGTGCGGAAGTGGCAAAAATCTACGAACTCTCACGCCATTTTAAAGCAAAAGTCATATTTCAGGGCATTACAACACAAGAATCTATAGAAATTTTAAAAAACAAGCCAGAAAACATCTACGTTGACGTATGCATCGACAATCTTTATTTCTGTGATGAAAACCTGAAAGATTTCAATTCTCTTTACAAAACATTTCCTCCTTTAAGAAGCAGTAAAGATAAAGACGCCCTGCTTGAAGCCTGTGAAAAAGAAATTGTTGATTTTATATCTTCAAATCACATTGCGGCGAATTACAAAGACGTGCCGTTGGAAGAAGCGGAATTCGGTATAAGCAAACTCGATATTTTCAGCCAGCTTGCATACTCCCTGCCTCTTCCTGCCGATACGGTTACCAGACTTGTTTCACACAATCCCGCCAAACTTTTTAATATAGAAATCAAACAGACCGTAAAGCTTCAAAAAGGTGAATTCGAGGTAGACACTTCAGCTTTTGCCAGCAAAGGGAAAAACTGTCCTTATAAAAAAATAAGCTGGCAGATGGTTTAG
- the amrS gene encoding AmmeMemoRadiSam system radical SAM enzyme, with the protein MQYYEPLENGKIKCLLCRYHCILKEGQVGICGINMNENGSLKNLVYGHPSSINIDPVEKKPLFHFLPGSDILSFGTVGCNFKCPFCQNWQIAHTDNVNTSVYVSPEQMVGLALQYNTKSIAYTYNEPSVFYPYARDVGILAKEKGLKNVFVTNGFESVYEIEDMKNWVDACNVDLKSFKPEYYKKVLKGNLEDVLDTIKRLYDAGIWQEITTLIVPGDNDSDEELTQIAEFIAGVSTDIPWHISRFHPDYKVTDKEPTPMTTMAKAYEIGKKAGLKYVYLGNVALPVITYCPKCGEELIVRSIYRVEKNILNINEYGKASCPKCGEKIKGVWK; encoded by the coding sequence ATGCAATATTACGAACCTCTTGAAAATGGTAAAATAAAATGTCTTTTATGCAGGTACCACTGTATTTTAAAAGAAGGACAGGTAGGTATATGTGGTATTAATATGAATGAAAACGGGTCACTTAAAAACCTCGTATACGGGCATCCTTCAAGTATAAATATTGATCCTGTTGAAAAAAAACCTCTTTTTCATTTTTTACCGGGAAGCGATATTTTATCATTTGGAACTGTGGGATGTAATTTTAAATGCCCTTTTTGTCAGAACTGGCAGATTGCACATACCGACAACGTAAACACATCCGTTTACGTATCGCCTGAACAGATGGTAGGCCTTGCGCTTCAATACAATACAAAGTCAATCGCATACACATATAACGAACCGAGCGTATTTTATCCTTATGCAAGAGACGTAGGAATATTAGCAAAGGAAAAAGGTCTTAAAAACGTTTTCGTAACAAACGGTTTTGAAAGCGTGTATGAAATTGAAGATATGAAAAACTGGGTTGACGCATGCAATGTGGATCTAAAAAGTTTCAAACCCGAATATTATAAAAAAGTCTTAAAGGGGAATTTAGAAGACGTACTGGATACTATAAAAAGACTGTATGACGCCGGAATATGGCAGGAAATAACTACTTTGATAGTACCGGGAGACAATGACAGTGATGAAGAACTGACTCAGATAGCCGAATTTATTGCAGGCGTAAGTACGGATATCCCGTGGCATATAAGCAGATTTCATCCCGACTATAAGGTTACAGATAAAGAGCCTACACCTATGACAACAATGGCTAAAGCGTATGAAATAGGCAAAAAAGCCGGGCTTAAATACGTATATTTAGGAAATGTAGCTCTTCCTGTTATTACATACTGTCCGAAATGCGGAGAAGAACTGATAGTAAGAAGCATTTACAGGGTCGAAAAAAACATTTTGAATATTAATGAATACGGTAAAGCCTCCTGTCCTAAATGCGGAGAAAAAATTAAAGGAGTATGGAAATGA
- a CDS encoding RDD family protein, translated as MEEIINRLEREGLKKASLTKRAIAMTIDDLLISLIIVFAFSSQFAHAKSYEQVLMLTNELFGYIFVAYTLYHWIFIALYGKTIGKMIVKIRVVDVQTLDNPSWMRSFVRSVVRNFDEMFFYLGMAYAIVDPLNRAIHDIVGRCVAVED; from the coding sequence ATGGAAGAAATAATTAACAGACTTGAAAGAGAAGGCCTTAAAAAAGCTTCTCTTACTAAAAGAGCGATTGCAATGACTATTGACGATCTGCTGATATCTCTTATAATCGTTTTTGCTTTCTCTTCACAGTTTGCACATGCAAAATCTTATGAACAGGTACTTATGCTTACGAACGAGCTGTTCGGGTATATTTTTGTTGCTTATACGTTATATCACTGGATATTTATTGCACTTTACGGTAAAACTATAGGTAAAATGATTGTTAAAATCAGGGTGGTGGATGTGCAGACCCTTGACAATCCTTCCTGGATGAGGTCTTTTGTCAGAAGCGTAGTAAGAAATTTTGATGAAATGTTTTTTTATTTAGGTATGGCTTATGCGATAGTTGATCCTTTAAACAGGGCCATTCACGACATAGTAGGACGATGCGTTGCTGTTGAGGATTAG